The following DNA comes from Sander lucioperca isolate FBNREF2018 chromosome 2, SLUC_FBN_1.2, whole genome shotgun sequence.
CTTCAACCAATTAAAACTGCATTTAATTAATTTGCTTTGCATCCTGCACAGTCAGTGAAGCGGTACAGACACAGATTTACAACCACACCAACACGAGGCAACTATTCCCAGGACAAATCCCTCCGGGCATTCCGGGATTTATTACTTATTATaataaacagaaatatttaGATTCTCCCAGActgtgaaataataataatagaaaagtGCTTTTGATGGTAAACAAAAGTAGCACTGGTGGCATGTTAACTAGCGCCAGGGAacaaataagtaagtaagtaaactttatttatatagcacctatcacagacagtcacaaagtgctttacatgcagcaagtttaacaatttaaaaaaacatcatacagacataaaaacaatgatagtTCAAGTGAAAGCTTGTCTGAATAGCAACAAGTTCACACTATCTTTAAATTTGCAAAGCACCTTTTTGTCTTGCAAATCAGTGAGCTCTGTTTTGATAAAATAATATTGGTACAGGCAGATTTTCATCCACAGACATTCAAAGAATCTTTATAGTTTCCTGCAAAATAGCACGACATTAGATGCGGTCTGCTTCAGTTTGGTAGAGATAAGCCCTGATGCATACCCGCTACATTGGAGATGTCAAATGCTACAAGATCTTTACATTTTCAAGTAGAAAGGATATATTTTTGAGTATTTGTGAACATTTCTCTGCATCATTTGACCCAGATGGAGGTCATCATTTGCaccctgtgtctgtctgttttaatttcttaacagctttttttcatttttgcagTTGTAGCAGGATGTCAGAGGCAGCTGCTGAGAGCCGGCGGTCCCGCCTACACAGGCGTCTTACATACTGCACTGAGGAATCCACCCATCAGGTCTTTCGCAGCTGTAAAGTAAGTTTATGAACCTTTTAGTTTAATAAAACCAACTTTAAAGATCTTTTATCCAGGGTAGATTTTCTGTCCAGTAGAATCAGTTTGTTGTTCACTCAGCACTGTCAGCAGGTAAACATGTGAACCATTAAATCAAGAGAAGGTAGATTGGGCCTGGTGATCCAAATATTTTTCAGTTTAACATCTCCATTATTGTTTGCTAGGGCACTAAGGAAAGACAAGAAAGaggacacagagaaagaggtgaagaaagaaaagagggtCATCGATGACAAAGACAGACATAAGCCCTACGGCAAGACGGCGTGGGCGCCTGTGGATGACGTGTACGTTATGAGGTACTACCCCCGGACAATCTACAATGCGGCAGACGCCATCGACATGCTGAAGAAATTTCAGATGTTGGACTTCACTCCCCACAAGCAGCCTATTTACATCGATCTGAGGCTAGACatgaaattggaaaaaaaggtaatgGCAGGAGTTCTAAGAAGTGTTGTTTGTAGCTTTCTTTGGATCAATTCTGCCTATATTAGATAGGAAACAGTAGAGAGCTGAAAGGAACAGTCTCTCCTAGAAGGCAGTCATGTTAATGTGTTGCACTCTGTTGTTTAAGttaaaagtgacagaaatagtCGAATGAAAAAAGAGAGTTCCAACTCTGGCTCCTTTTTCACCTTTGCACAGCAGGCCAATCGTTGTACGAATTGGGTGTGAATGTTCGGAAATTCGGAATGCATAATAATGATATAATAATTGTAGTGGCGATTTGTCCTCAGgctaaacagaaacaaacaaaaactcgAAATCCGACAGTCACTGAGGCACTGAAGGAATTAATCTTAAGCAGagaataaaaaggtttattgtcCAGACAAAGATGGCATTTTGTGAggtttatttttcagttttcgGCAAGCAAACAtctcaacaaaagaaaaatggtgTCTCTTGGCtctggtagaaaaaaaaaaaaaaaaatatatatatatatatatatatatatatatatatatatatatatatatatgacttcACCTGGCTCAGGCTGCATGGtaccttttttatattaaaaaaaaaatcattattcAGCTGTATAATTCaaacaaaacagcaacaaaaataaataagtaaatatttaacttttaaatataacaaaacaatgaatagCTCCAACAACAATATATCTTTAAGTTAATATGgaactattattatattaatagatatatatttattttttgggatTTATGAACTAATATTCAATTTAGTTCCACTATGTGATTTATCTTAGATGTAATTTGTGtttcgtatatatatatatatttatatatatataaatatgtgtgtgtgtgtgtgtgtgtgtatatatatatatatatatatatatatatatatatatatatatatatatatatatatatatatatataaaaattaggAAATCTGAGCAGAGTTAAGTCTGCACTCTGCACCTAAAAGCTGGCTCTCCACATGAAGAGACTTGGTGAAATGTGCATTTGGATGACCCTCAGCTCCTTCGACTTCATAGATATGCTGCTTTATTTTAACCATCTAACTGGACCCTCACAATAGAGCAGAACATCCCGATAACGCTTGATCACCTGCCAAAGTGCCTGCTAGAGACTAATTTTAGCAGTCAGACTTGGCAGACTTGTTTGGCTTCCACAAATCTGAGCGATATTTAGCAGTCTTTGCAACAGCAATCAGCAAAAACAGTGTGACACCGAGGAATAAAAACCTCCCATGAGTTTGTTTCCACACTGCAGGACTGCAGGACTGCAGAGCTGCTATGTTGTCCAGACAGTCCTCATGAGACAGACTTACGTACAGCTTCATCCGTCTGTCTCTGCAGAACCTATGCAGAACCAATGTTCCTATGCATAATGAATTAAGAACACTCCAGAGAAATGAAAAATTAAAGTTGTGGCGTAATAgatttaataatttattatcTGAGCTTGCTCTATGATTGACAtccctcctttttctttcctcctgaTTTTTTGGAGCATGATGAGGGTTTAAAACTGTAataattgttgttgtttttttctcctcacaGAAAAAAATTGACCCCTTTGTCAGCACGGTGCACTTAACACATCCCTTCAAGACAGAGATGAACAAAGTTTTAGTTTTTACTGAGgtaaaaagttttatttttcttccccTTCAGCCTCACTGAATCTTATTTCATAGCCAATTGATTGTCTGCTGTTGATGAATTGCTTTAATATTGTCTGAACGTGATTCAGATTTGCTGCAGCACCTTTTAATTTGTTGCCCCGTTTGTCTGTAATGAATGGGCTCGGATGTTTTGATCACAGAACCCTACAAGCAGGATTTGATGAATAGTCCTGTTGAGCAGCACAGGTTGTGGGTTGTAACTTAGATGTTGCATGTTAACGACCAGAACGATTTATGACTGGTGGGGTCTGCCAGACTTTGACACACCCAAATCAGATTTAAATGTGTGACGTTGCTCCTGTTTTTCTCTGCAGGATGTTAATCAAGCTAAAGTTGCCCAGGAGAACGGAGCTGTGTTTGCTGGAGGAGCAGAGCTCATACAGCCGGTGAGTTGGTTaaacaaaggtgtgtgtgtgtgtgtgtgtgtatatatacacttgATTGACATTTGAAGACTTTTGTCAAACAGTGGAGCATGGTTCATTGCATTTAACTTCAGTTGGATCGTTTTTGTATGCGTCTTTGCAAACAATTGCTAGCCTGAcaagtgagacacacacaagatgttgggtctgggaactcaccattggcaggcgGGGAGGGGCGGGAtgaacggttgtctttcaaattccctctgcactcatagccaaccagagcaacgctagttgatagattaaacttttgccgtatccggtcggcaaaacttcGAACacctcttccttttttaagaaagaacttcagtgcttaactccaagtctttcagtcgcggccaaagctgattcgaaagaccgctgttcgccagcagcagcaaccatcttctttgttttcaagtagcagggaattcacgcggaaccgtcgcaactctacCGTCcatatgttaagcccgcccaccgactctatacacgatgtgactggcctgaccagaatttggtttttccagcttgcaagccaacggagagttgctagacgaccctggctgcaaattacatttgctgccgctagggtgcgtctagatttctaggctaaacAATTGCCATATTGTGATATATGTCaatattggaaaaaaatatatatttactttaattttaacgtgcgtgcgtgtgtcagATAGGACTTCAGTTATTAAATGAATCAGTCAGTCACTTAATTTGTGCTCAAAGAGCAATTGGTGATGCAGCAgagaaacaacaaatataaacacCAAGCACATAGGCATATCATATAGATACAAGTTAAAACAAGAATTgattaaacagttaaaatataAATAGGAATTTAAAAGCTTAAGATGTTAAGGATCGTGTCTTCAACGTGCTCATGTCACATTTTCCTCAGTTAGGTTGAGAGATGGAAGTGCTATAAAAAGAGGgtataaaagtgtttttttgtatctgttaGGCTAATGGGACTCTGTTACAGTATACTGTGTAATATCAGCTGatagtttttagttttagttttgacTGTTCCATATCTAAACATATTTCAAGGCTGCAGTTTGTTTTATTAAGTCAATTTCGCGTTAATGTGTTTATGTTACCTTTAGCTAATAGTACACCTGCTTTTCATGCAGAATTTACTTTAAatcacatttacagtatataaggCAGCTACACAAGTAAGCAGTTTGTATCACACAATCACTGTTTTTATAAGTGAGTGTTGGCAACTAAAATGGTACAAAGAAGCCAGATAGCGCCTTTATGCTATGTTCATTTATTAATTGGCTGCTAAAATCACAATCTGAAATTTTGTCAGAAAATGAATCAGTCAACAACTACATTTGTATTTGCTCCATTTATTGTCTGCCCTTAATTTGACTCTAAGTATTATTTAGCCTCCCTGCAGGAGTCTTTTAAGTTTAATCTAATCAGGTTTTATTCATTTCCAGATCTTGGATGACGAAATTTCAGCAGACTTCTACGTAGCGGTGCCAGATATACTGCCAAAGCTTGTACCGCTAAAAAACAAACTGAGGAAGAAGTTTCCAAAGAGCAAGAGAGGTAAGCTGAGGGTCTCTGCAGATTGAAGTTTACATCGCAGGACGATTTAACTCATGTGAAGAGGTATTGGGATTGAACACCTGCTTTCAAGACAAACAAAGACAACTAAATGTCCAAAGTGTAAATATATTCATGACTACAGAGGACATCATCGCTCATCAATTCTATTCTCTGTTGACACTCAGGCTCAGTCGGCATTCACATTCCCAAGATGTTGGAGTTGTTTAAAACGGGTCACGAGTACATGGTGGAGAGCGACTGCTACATCAGGACCCAGATAGCTATGGTACGTCTCAACAAGTTGCTGCAGAGTGTGACTTTAATAGCTGATAGTGATATGTGAGGGGGTCAACAGtggtaattttacattttaaatcttGCACGATAAAGTGGTCATCGCTTAGAGAGAAATCCTGATTAAATAAGTATAAGTTTGTGTTCCATATGTGGGATATGTTTGGGTGTATTTACGCATGAAATACAGTTTTTTAAATGAGCTTTTTTTGTCCTTGTGTTTTTGCGCTTTTACATTTGAGCTTCCACCACATACATTTTGAATTGCACAAGACaaggaaaaacaaaatattgttctataaaatacattttgtttagtTGCAGTAGTAatattattttctcttttttgcaCAGCTCGACATGTCCAAAGAACAAATCTTTGCCAACCTGCAAACTATCCTGATTGATGTTTGCTCCCACCGACCAGCTAATATGGGTACGTTCACCTAAACCAACCCATAAATCACAACACACAAGTTCAGGGCTGCTTTTCTTCAGCAGCTGATGACCTCCCTCTAGCTGTTTTGACAGCTCTTCAGGATATAATAGCACAttgttgattgatttttttcttcgcCTGAATGGTTGTTGGAgagaaaaagctttaaaaaaaaaaaaaaaaaaaaagtgctagcTTTCATCTGCTGGCTGGTTTAGCTTTCCCTCCCTGGTTCAGATTACATCTCTGTAGTGAGACTAATGGAGTCAACATGCCAGCCAGGCGTTCTATGTGATTTTTCCAGGCTTACCGTTGTAGTTTCTTAATCAAGTGGTTTAAACATTTTTACCCCAAAACGAGAGCGATTAGTCCAGTCACCTTTCCTGTTTTTACTAGTTAATATGTGGATCCAGAGAGGGAAAATGTAATGGTCTTATCAAAATCAAGTCATGTTTTCATCCACATTTAGCTGGAAAGAAGAGATAAAGGTGACTGACTTGTGCAGTTTAATTATTATATTGGGTGTTATTTGTTATATTACCACACATACAAGTTTTCAAATGAAAAGCCCAGGACTGACCTTCAAACCTGGATCTTTCTCTGCAATGTGTCTTTTTCAAAGAAACATGTAGATGGATGTTTTATCCAATTTACTATAAATTCATTTCTCAACATTATGATCaaatcacataaaaaaaaaaattgtgtaatTCATCACAAGTGACCATGAAGTCTGCATTTTATTCTTGTCAAACAACAATGAAACAATCTGCATTTAGACTGCTCTACCACACAACACTAATGTAACATTTATGTTCACTGTGATGGATCACACAACTCTAAATCTACAGGAATTAATGGAAACTAATGCCTGCAATGGGAGGACAAATAAATCGAAAAATCTGAAACTGCATGCATTTGAAGATCGTCAGCCAAAATATAGAATATACATGATTTGTAATGAAGGAAAACGTGAaactaaaactttaaaaatagaaCATTGTTATGGCCCTTTAAACACTGAGTGAAAATGACCCAAGTTTTCCCCGATGAGGCAGCCGGTGCTCGTCCCAGTGCTGGTATAAACTGACAGTGTTTTTTGTATGTTAGTTAATTAATTTGTGATCCTCTGCACATTTGCTTCACTTTCCGTTCGATAATAAGATAAAGAGTGTAATCATCAGCTAATGGACCCTCATTAGAGGCAGAGGCTTAAATGGTCAGCAATATAATTGATTCTGAGCTTGCTAAATAAAATGTCATTAACAGTGCTGAAGTAAACTGCAGACCTTTCAGAAACGCTGATTGCAGTCACGATGAAACCCGGTGGCCCTTTGTGACTTGGAACTTGTTAAGATAATTATATTATCAATGAATGGACAGAAACACTGGAATGATCTCAAAACCTGTTTACTTGCAAGTAGAGAACATTTTAGCACTTACAGCAAAGCACAAAATATGACTGGCTGTTCTTTCCTCAGCATCACACTGTGCTCAGAGAAGGACAGTTGATGGCTCCATGGTATCTTGTTTAGAGTACAATCAGTATAATATGGTATTCTTATGCAAAcagttttaataataataagatagTATAGTATCACAATTCTTCTAACAGAACTTCTCATATCAAGTACTCTTTACTTTCTCATTTATCTCGGATCTCTCTCTTGAGGATCATATTGCCACTAAGGCATTCGTCTCTTCTGCCATCCACTGAATAATGAGTTTCCTTCCTATAGAAAGTACCTATAGGGGTACAAAATGCGTTCTAACCACACACGAAATGTACCGCAGTTTGTATAAAACCTCCCGGTTCTGGTTGACTCAAGTACAATTGCTTGGgcctcaatcaatcaatcaatcaatcaatgtatTATTTGTCCCAGAGGGCAATTTGTGTCGCAGCAGGCTTAATGCATAAAAACATAGATACATGTATTAAAAgcacataaatacacaacagATTACAGTATATCTTACAGTAGATTGTCGTCAAGAAAGATATATCATTCCCTCTCATCAATAACAACAAACTACAAGCACAGTGTGTACTGTTACTGTCACCGTCATTGTCACCCTATTATCATCAGCATCACCACAGGCAATGGAAACTAAGATGGTTACCTCCTTCTGCTAATAACATTTAAAGCATGAATGGAGACCGAAATAATAGAGTTTTTGAATCTGTTTTCCTTGGTAACAGGGGCGCTGAGGCGTAGGCCAGAtgcttttgtcatatttgcaaaacatatatacactaccggtcaaaattttggggtcacttagaaatttccgttgcactccattacagacagaataccagctgagatcagttgcattgtttttttttaaccacggCAGCagtttcagattacattatgtgcttacataattgcaaaagggttctcgactcttgtagaaagaagtggctgatctttaatgcaatatctacattgcccattatcagcaaccattcatccaatgttccaaaggcacattctgtttactgatctgatatcattttaaaaggctaactgagaaaacattggagaacccttttgcaattatgtaagtacataatgtaatctgaaaactgctgccgtggttaaaaaaaaacaatgcaactgatctcagctggtattctgtctgtaatggagtggaatggaaatttctaagtgactccaaacttttgaccggtagtgaaTATGTTACCAAATTGTTTTTGCTCCCAGATTTGGACTAAACCTTCTGTGTGGTGCATTATCTCACACTGGCCCTTGTAAAATTGTCATTAAATCCATGATCATCATTTCTGTGCTTAAAGAAGCACATTGTGTGGAAATAGCAaccaaaagtatttttttattaaaaatccATAGTGATAATATCGTCCTTATGTAATCTTTGGGCCAATTAAAGAGCTACTCACAAATTGTAAGTTCTGTCTCCATGCCCTGGGTCACTTTCAATTTTGATTTAAAGAACCTAAATATaaaaccaaacacaaacactaGAAAGCATTTATGTCTGTTTCATGCTTGTGTTGTCTGCGTTGTGCGGATGGCGTTCACGCTCCCCACGAAGGTCTGGTTGTTCACACTGATTGCTGTCAAAGCGGCTCCAAGAACGGACCTCCTCTCTTCTCATTTGCTCTGCTGTTGTAGACTAGTCTGCCTTTTGCCAATCATTGCAACACGGACTGTGAGACCTCATCCACGTTGTTACAAAATCTTGGAGGTACACCGCTTGGCGCTCAGACCCTCCGCACACAGTCGCCCAGGCCCCAATTGTGCAATGTCGTCATTCGAACTGCGTGCACcacaagaagcatgaaacacgTTTTAGAGGGCACCACGCTCAAGCAAGGCTGAGAAATTCCTCAGAATTTTCTGGAACCAAACCAAAAACTAATTAGTTGTTTCATGGCTCATGGCCTAACTCTTTCCACCAActtgtattaaaaaaattgttaGGTTTTTTGAGATGTAATGCTGATTaccaaacaaacaaatccaAGGTCACCAAAAAGAAAACTTCCTCTGCGGAAGTCATTCAACTTTTTCATTTCAGACCAGAGACACCCAGCCAGCAGGTCTGTGACTGCACTCAGCTTCTGATTAAAGTGCTCACAGTAAACTTGAGTTTGTGCAGTTTTATTCTGGATGATTCCTGTGGGACTCTTCACCACTCACCCTGGAAATGTAATTGGTCTGCTGAACCTTCGCCGGGCTGCAGAGAGCGTCCTCTGCGCTACAGTGGCtcagtgaaatgtctcactCAGTGGCTCGTTCCAGCTTTGTAATTTCATCGCCAGGCAGCACTTGGCGATGGTGGCGGTGCGTCGAGCCGAGGCACCTCAGCTTTTCTGAACTCTGTCAGCAAAGAGTCCCGCTGAGTTTATGCCATCAAACATTATGCTGTAGTTCAGCAGAATTTAATTTCCTCTGCAGTCAGTAGTCAAGGATCATAAGATGTGTATACTCACTGTTAACTTGAACAGCTGaggttctttctttctttccattaATGTCTTTTAAAACAGTCCTTTGGACAGAAGCTAATAGCTTCAGCGTGGGCAGAAACGAGGAAACTTCACAGAGAAATCCTTAAAGCGGGGAAGAAAAACCACAAGGGGTTTATGGGAATTATTCATGACAAAAAGCACCATGATGTTAAAgacctgaatgcaggaaatctGAGACAACAGGGAAAATGATGCTGAAATAACTATTCATAAGTTAAAAGTAAATACATGGGAGAAATAGGACTGCGAGGATTCTGtgcatgtttttaaataaaagagaCTCACAGGACGTGTGGGTGAGAGAGTTAAGACAGCTGTGTAACAATCTCATGCAAACGCTCAGCCTGATGTGTGTTAAAAGTCTTCAGgctccttattttttattttatttttttagctttGTTATCCAGGGAGACTCTGGCTCTAAATAACTTTTCACAACATATTTGTTTACAGTCATGCTTCTATAGAACTGGTGTAGACCAGGTTTACCAGGATTATAATGACGACCTAATATAAGAAGTTGGATGCTGTTCAGTCAGTCTTTTTCACTTCAGATGTTATTGAGGTTTCTCTCTGAATGCTGCTACAGAAAAACACTTTCGGtcctaaattaaaaaaaaaagtcaaaagtagaCATTAAAAGTCAGGTTCTTCTTCAATCTTAATTACGTATTCTTTGATCCTGTATTTCTTAAACTACTGTAATTtgaaaatcagaaaacagtatTTTATGTAGACAGCAATTAATACTCTTGCATTAAGAAGTTTGAGATATTTTCTTGTGaggatgcttttctttgtcgtACATGATgctaaactgaatatttttggaCTGTTCAGACAACGTCACGTTGGGCTGTGGAAACTGAAATCATTTTTGGCTATTTCTTTTATAGACAAAGCAAATAATCTTAATTATTATAGAAAATGATCAACACATTAATCACTAAGATAAGGAAGCAATCAGAAATGATAATACATTGCTTGATAGTGAAgatagagaaagaacagcagcTTCATGGAATTGGTAACGGAGTTTGCATTGCAAAACCTGCATTTGGCCCATACGTTTTGTACAATTTGGTTTCATTTCAGTctgatttatgtatttttaatcgTGTCTGCCATTTTGTCATTCATATCTCGCAGCAGCATCTAGCAAATTGTTCTTAAAActgttctttctctcctcctcttcctcctcctcaggaCCTTTAATCGAGCGGGCGATCATCGCCAGTCACACCAGTGAAGCTCTGTGGTTCAAGAGTGAAGACGTTTTACTGAAACCagcagaggagaaggagaaatgACCTGTTCTCAGATTGTATATATTCACTGTATTGAATAAAGTATTTGTTCTGAGTTTGCTTCCTGAGTTCTGGTatctaaagttttttttttttttttttt
Coding sequences within:
- the mrpl1 gene encoding 39S ribosomal protein L1, mitochondrial, with product TEYEQVKRPVSSKHRVGFVWLAAAGRTPPGLTEADCGGRRSGTFQYVSLFSHGPTAFPDMATCMRTLWRVVAGCQRQLLRAGGPAYTGVLHTALRNPPIRSFAAVKALRKDKKEDTEKEVKKEKRVIDDKDRHKPYGKTAWAPVDDVYVMRYYPRTIYNAADAIDMLKKFQMLDFTPHKQPIYIDLRLDMKLEKKKKIDPFVSTVHLTHPFKTEMNKVLVFTEDVNQAKVAQENGAVFAGGAELIQPILDDEISADFYVAVPDILPKLVPLKNKLRKKFPKSKRGSVGIHIPKMLELFKTGHEYMVESDCYIRTQIAMLDMSKEQIFANLQTILIDVCSHRPANMGPLIERAIIASHTSEALWFKSEDVLLKPAEEKEK